AATACAAGATCGGCGCTCCCTCTTCTATCTTGAGAAGCTTCGCTATTCTCCCTTCTGCAAGCCGTCCCTCTATTATCGCGTCTCCCTCGACTACGGCCGTTCCC
The window above is part of the Mesotoga infera genome. Proteins encoded here:
- a CDS encoding UTRA domain-containing protein: GTAVVEGDAIIEGRLAEGRIAKLLKIEEGAPILYYERVGCTALGEHVELVQCWYEATHYKFRIHLTTKI